The Pochonia chlamydosporia 170 chromosome 3, whole genome shotgun sequence genome contains the following window.
TTCATCGCACCTTAATAGACTTGACCGCAGTAATAGAATGCATTACAAATACAACTAAAGCATACACTGCTTAGGGTTACCAAAGAACACACTCCTCTGACCATACTGTGATACCATACCACCAAATTATAACGATAACAATACTGTCTTAAAACTATTATTCATCCCCTCTTCCACACTAAGGGCCAAACCCGAAAGCTCATTCATACCGCGTCATGTGCCCAGAAGGTACCCATTTCCGACTGTTCCAAGCTTTCAGTCCACTTGCGCCATACATGAGATTCACGTTCTCCAAAGACAAGGCTTGGGACTCGTAAAGGCAGAAGAAAATGAGCGCTGCGGCGGCAAGATTGGTTCCCACAAGTACGAAGCCGAAGGAGTAGGACAAATGTCTCGTGGCAATAGGCGAGAGGAATGCAATCAGAACTTTCCCAACAAATTAGCAAAGCACTTCAATACTTGGACTCACTTCACCTACAGTTTCCGAGCCAGTTTCCAGCAGTTGCCATGGATGCTTGTTTAGCTCGAGTTCGCAAGGGGAACAGTTCCCTAGCCGCTACCCAAGTGATCGGGCCCCAGGTACACGCAAAAGACGAAATAAATGAAAAGACCGATGCCATCATAACGAGTGAAGTCCATGTGAGGCCATGAGCGGACCGCAATTCGGACTTGCGCACGGTTCCGACTGAGGCAAAGACGATAAGGCAGCCAGCTTGCCACAAAGCACCAACAATCAGGGGCCATCGACGTCCGAACCTCTCCACCAGCCAGAGACCGAAAAACGTTGCCAGGACATTCACTGTAGCTAGAACGAGCTGTACTAAAATGGGTTTATCGTAACCAGCTGATTGAAATATGGTGACTCCGTAGTAAAAGAAATAATTAATGCCGGTCCACTGCTGCAGGAAATGGatcccaacaccaagaagGGTCCGATACAGAACCTTTGGCATGTTTTGGCTGGACCGGAAACATTCAAACCATGAACTATTTCCAACTTGCCGTTGTGACCCTAAGATGTTCTTCATTTCGTCAAAGTCTTGCTCAATAACAGGGTCGTGAGGTTTGTCTGCCAACCCACGAAGGCGAGCCAGTGACATTCGGGCTCCTTCCCAATCCTCGCGAGCTGCAAGCCATCTGGGAGATTCGGGTATACTGAGAACACCAGCAAAAAAGACCAGGCAGAAAGGGAACTTTAGTAGAATAACAACCCTCCAAGACACAGTCTGGTCCTCGATATTCGAGAAGCCGTAGCAAATTGTAGTGGAAATCAGGATACCAAGGGTAACTAAGAGTTGATACGAGGCGACCACGGCACCGCGAACTTCTTTCGGTGAAGATTCAGACTGGACCATAGGAGCGGCAACCGACAATTTCCCCAAGCCAAGTCCGGACACGAATCGACCCAACATCAGATGAGATCCACGCGACGCACACATCTGGCACGTATCACCAACGACCAACACGAATACACCTAGGAGCAGACTCATTCGGCGACCCCACCAATCGGCAGTACTAGCACCAGATGTTAGACTTGTGTTTGATAGCAATCAAAAGTATTTCTGCTATGGAAGACTCTCACTATGCACACGAAAGCGCCCCAAACAATGAACCCAAACTCGTGAGGGAGACGATGAGAGACAAGGTAAGGGGGGGCAGGTGGTCCGCATCTGCACCAAATCGA
Protein-coding sequences here:
- a CDS encoding MFS sugar transporter-like protein (similar to Myceliophthora thermophila ATCC 42464 XP_003667365.1) → MFGLRPFVFKKALCGSAALLMAATTSLGGFLFGYNVGEISGILTFHEFIRRFGADADHLPPLTLSLIVSLTSLGSLFGALSCAYTADWWGRRMSLLLGVFVLVVGDTCQMCASRGSHLMLGRFVSGLGLGKLSVAAPMVQSESSPKEVRGAVVASYQLLVTLGILISTTICYGFSNIEDQTVSWRVVILLKFPFCLVFFAGVLSIPESPRWLAAREDWEGARMSLARLRGLADKPHDPVIEQDFDEMKNILGSQRQVGNSSWFECFRSSQNMPKVLYRTLLGVGIHFLQQWTGINYFFYYGVTIFQSAGYDKPILVQLVLATVNVLATFFGLWLVERFGRRWPLIVGALWQAGCLIVFASVGTVRKSELRSAHGLTWTSLVMMASVFSFISSFACTWGPITWVAARELFPLRTRAKQASMATAGNWLGNFLIAFLSPIATRHLSYSFGFVLVGTNLAAAALIFFCLYESQALSLENVNLMYGASGLKAWNSRKWVPSGHMTRYE